The Brassica napus cultivar Da-Ae chromosome C7, Da-Ae, whole genome shotgun sequence genome has a segment encoding these proteins:
- the LOC106420823 gene encoding pentatricopeptide repeat-containing protein At4g21705, mitochondrial gives MNILRRIPANLFTSRYYYTNRVKKTTLYSKISPLGNPKSSVYPELQNWVHSGNKVSVAELIRIVHDLRRRKRFLHALEVSKWMKETGVCIFSPSEHAVHLDLVGRVHGFVSAEAYFESLKEQHKNDKTHGALLNCYVRQLDVEKSLSHFEKMKQLGYASSPLTYNNIMCLYTNIGQHDKVPRVLDEMKEENVAPDNYSFRICINAFGVMNDLERIGEILRDMETVDWNTYAVAAKFYIDGGDRDKAVELLRMSESRLESKDGEGYSHLITLYARLGDKGEVLRLWELEKDACKRRINQDYLTVLQSLVKIDALKEAEEVVKEWESSSGNCYDFRVPSVVIRGYAGRGMEEKAEAMLEDLGKRGKGTTPDSWGLVAAAYVEKGVLDNAYKCLKTALGVEVGKRKWRPGVKVVTSVLSWLGNEGSLREVESFVASLRSCMGVNREMYHALVKADIREGGSNVDTLLQRMKEDKIETDEETMAILSTRSHC, from the exons ATGAACATACTCCGACGAATCCCGGCGAATCTGTTCACAAGCAGATACTACTACACAAACAGAGTAAAAAAGACGACCCTTTACTCCAAAATCAGTCCTTTAGGAAACCCTAAATCAAGCGTCTACCCAGAACTCCAGAACTGGGTCCACTCCGGCAACAAAGTCTCCGTCGCTGAGCTCATCCGCATCGTCCACGACCTCCGCAGACGCAAACGCTTCCTCCACGCCCTCGAG GTTTCGAAATGGATGAAGGAGACAGGCGTATGCATCTTCTCCCCGTCGGAACACGCCGTCCACCTCGACCTCGTAGGCAGAGTCCACGGCTTCGTCTCCGCGGAAGCCTACTTCGAAAGCCTCAAGGAACAGCACAAGAACGACAAGACTCACGGAGCGCTTCTCAACTGCTACGTCAGGCAGCTGGACGTCGAGAAGTCTCTGTCGCATTTCGAGAAGATGAAGCAGTTGGGTTACGCTTCCTCGCCTCTTACGTACAACAACATCATGTGCCTCTACACTAACATAGGTCAGCACGACAAGGTTCCTCGTGTGTTGGATGAGATGAAGGAGGAGAATGTCGCTCCTGATAATTATAGTTTTAGGATTTGTATTAATGCTTTTGGTGTTATGAATGATCTTGAGAGGATTGGTGAGATCTTACGGGATATGGAGACAGTGGATTGGAACACTTATGCTGTTGCTGCCAAGTTTTATATCGACGGTGGGGACCGTGATAAGGCCGTTGAGCTTCTGAGAATGTCTGAAAGTAGGTTGGAGAGTAAAGATGGGGAAGGTTACAGTCATCTTATAACGCTTTATGCGAGGTTAGGTGACAAGGGAGAGGTGTTGAGGCTATGGGAGTTGGAGAAGGACGCTTGTAAGAGACGGATCAATCAGGACTATCTAACGGTGTTACAGTCGCTTGTGAAGATTGATGCTTTGAAAGAAGCTGAGGAAGTGGTTAAAGAATGGGAATCATCGTCAGGGAACTGTTACGATTTTCGAGTTCCGAGTGTCGTGATTCGTGGGTACGCTGGGAGAGGTATGGAGGAGAAAGCAGAAGCGATGCTTGAAGATTTGGGGAAGAGAGGGAAAGGTACTACGCCTGATTCTTGGGGGCTTGTGGCTGCTGCTTATGTTGAAAAGGGTGTTTTGGATAATGCTTACAAGTGTTTGAAAACGGCTTTAGGTGTAGAAGTGGGGAAGAGGAAATGGAGACCTGGGGTGAAGGTGGTGACAAGCGTTTTGAGTTGGCTTGGGAATGAAGGGAGCTTGAGGGAAGTAGAAAGCTTTGTTGCGTCTCTTAGGAGTTGTATGGGTGTGAACAGAGAGATGTATCATGCTCTTGTCAAGGCTGATATAAGAGAAGGCGGAAGCAACGTTGACACCTTGTTGCAGCGTATGAAAGAGGACAAGATTGAAACCGATGAAGAAACAATGGCTATTCTCAGCACAAGAAGTCACTGCTGA
- the LOC106420877 gene encoding uncharacterized protein LOC106420877, translated as MALPLNRVRSASLFTFTVSLIFIFAGKSFSQGIRPSDHGLQYQFSSPPTESHSPPGIVMSFFGDSHSPPPQLLPKASEADGDDDSWWRDGAANKRDHVMRHVFLAASIICGVSGVALLVVFTLVYFFRYRKEKTIELTYPATI; from the coding sequence ATGGCTCTTCCCTTAAACCGCGTTAGATCTGCGTCTCTCTTCACGTTCACTGTTTCATTAATCTTCATCTTCGCCGGAAAATCATTCTCCCAAGGCATACGACCTTCCGATCATGGTCTACAGTATCAGTTCAGCTCACCACCGACTGAATCTCACTCACCTCCCGGTATAGTGATGTCCTTTTTCGGAGATTCCCATTCTCCTCCTCCTCAGCTCCTCCCAAAAGCTTCAGAGGCAGACGGCGACGATGACTCGTGGTGGCGTGACGGAGCTGCGAACAAGCGTGATCACGTGATGAGGCACGTGTTTCTTGCGGCCAGTATCATCTGTGGCGTCTCCGGTGTTGCGCTTCTTGTGGTTTTCACTTTGGTTTACTTCTTTAGGTATCGCAAAGAAAAAACCATCGAACTTACTTACCCTGCAACGATTTAA
- the LOC106420846 gene encoding CRIB domain-containing protein RIC11, translated as MTMKMKGIYKSFRSISHIFVEKERDMEIGYPTEVKHVAHVGWEGSSGSAPAWMNEFKAAVEPLSPRASSFSHATHSNSFLVTSSSTDFEQSSSQPTISDRLRDVPPIPVGLSKVHTKSKNRRKKPSTSSPRSKLQSPKSSRSTGLSKYSFKSMTTRLNSNA; from the exons ATGACAATGAAGATGAAGGGAATCTACAAAAGCTTCAGATCGATCTCTCATATATTTG ttgagaaagaaagagatatGGAAATTGGGTACCCAACCGAAGTAAAGCACGTGGCTCATGTTGGCTGGGAGGGCTCCTCTGGCAGTGCTCCTGCATGG ATGAATGAATTTAAAGCAGCAGTGGAGCCTTTATCTCCAAGAGCATCATCTTTTAGTCATGCAACACATTCAAATTCTTTCTTGGTCACTTCTTCATCCACTG ATTTTGAACAGAGCTCAAGCCAACCAACTATATCAGATAGGCTAAGGGATGTGCCTCCAATTCCAGTAGGTCTATCCAAGGTTCATACTAAGAGCAAGAATAGGAGAAAGAAACCATCTACATCATCACCAAGATCCAAATTACAATCTCCAAAGTCTTCGAGATCCACAGGTTTATCTAAATATTCGTTCAAATCAATGACAACTCGGTTGAACTCTAATGCATGA